The Pleurodeles waltl isolate 20211129_DDA chromosome 7, aPleWal1.hap1.20221129, whole genome shotgun sequence genome contains the following window.
GGGATCTTTAGCAACCCAGCCAAATTGAGTTTACATCAGCGTAATTTTAGCTTGAAATGAGTCCTCACGTCCAATTTCATTTTATACTGAAAAATACCGCAAAATGCTCCATTGGTTTCGCAGATTTTCACCTAATTCTTCGGAAAGTTTGTGTATTTTCAGCACAAGAAATCTGCGAACATTTCACACGGGTCTAGTTATTTTTTAAGAAAGTATGTTATACATTGAATCATAGGATGGcacatgtaatgttatgttattatATTCTTTGGCGTAATTGATAGTATGGTATTTTATGCTATGATGTGTTGCGCATGTGTTGCAACTACTTACTGCTTCAGTATCAGGAAGGCCAGTTGATATTCTATGGTGACACTCtctaaactgtgtgatcctaggacaATTACgtcacctccctccacctcatttCCTTACCTACCAACATCGGAAGCGCTTGAAATTGTGTACAATGGATTAAATACTGGTATTGCCATACACAAAAAGTAGAAGATTTCTCTGGCATCTTGGAAATGTGGGATTTTTAGAACCCGTGGACACGTGCACGTTTTGCACACTGAGGTTTTTGGACCAAAGCCTTTTTAACGATGGCAATGGTAATGAGAATGCAACAATATTTATTAAGATTTGTATTATCCAGGAAATGTACCATATCACACTTAGAGACTGAAACAGAAAGGCACTATCAAAATATGTTCTACTTTACTTTCACATCgacagtatcagcacttctcagcaggataCAATAGTTTTAATTGTAGAGTCCAGCACTTCTCAGTAACAAACAGGTACGCTGTGCTAGTGAGCACGTGCACTTGTAAATTACCATTTGAAGCGCTCCGCGCCAGTGCATTAGGAGCAGGGCAGCTCCTCTCACGCGCTCCTGGATAGCCCAGTACTCAGCAGATGTGGCATTGAATGTGAAAACACTGTCTCTCAGTTAAGCAGGTTCACCAGTAAGGGGAGCACACCCCTTTTGAATTGAATTGGTCCAGGGCTGAGGTTTCGAAAATGTGATCCAGCTGTTGCTGGTTTGTACTCTCTAAGACCCGCTTTAAGAAAACAGCACTAGGCACATCAGACCAGAAAAACACCACTAATGTGGGTGCAGGATGTATGTTTCTACAGGTTGCTAAGCAGAGGCATGGGTTGCAGTCTTAGCAGTATCAGACTTGACCAAAACTTGTGTGTTCCCGGAACATCCACTTCACCAGCTAAGCCAGCTTTTCCCAACCCCCTTTTCACAAATTGGCAGCGCTTGGAAACGAGCAGAACACTATCGCTAACCTGCTATTTAAGCTCCAAGAAGGACTTCAATATGTGGAGTGCGCTTTACAGTAGCCAGTCATGCAGTACGGCCGAGAGCTTACCTTCAGCCCCATGAGGTAGTAAAGGATGCTGATGACCCCCATGGGCAGCACGTAGAAGAGGAATGacatagcctggatgatgaagttGTAGACCCACATGGGCTTCACCACGGTGCACGTGGCCGAGCCGGGCACCAGAGTCCCGTTGGGAAAGTAGAGCAGCAGGATGCCGTGGGTGCTGGTGTTGGGCACGGAGAACAGGACGGAGAAGACCCAGAGGACCACGAGGATTCGCAGGGCCCTCCGGCGCGTGCTCTCTAGCTTGGCCCGGAAGGGGTGAACGATGGCTATGTAGCGCTCTATGCTGACCGTGGTCACGCTGAGGATGGAGGCGCAGCAGACGGTCTCGAAGAGGGCCGTCTTGAAGTAGCAGCCCACGGCGCCGAAGAGGAAGGGGTAGTTGCTCCACATCTCGTAGACCTCCAGGGGCATCCCGAAGAGGAGCACCAGCAGGTCGGACACGGCCAGGCTGAAGAGGTAGTAGTTGGTGGGCGTCTTCATGTTGCGGTGCCGAAGGATTACCAGGCAGACCAGGATGTTGCCCGATACCCCGACCAAGAAGATAATGGCGTAGACCGAGGTGATAGGCAAAAACAGGGGGCTTCGCCTGGGGCCGTTGTAGAAGGCGAGGTAGTCCTCCGTGCCGTTGAAGTCCTTCAGGTGAGAAACCTCCATGATTGCACCGCCAGGCTGCAAGGGCTCACTTATTTACAGGGTGTCAATCGGAATCCTCAACAACCTGGATGAATGAATGACTGACTGGAGTGGTGCAGCGCTGCAAACTGTATCGCCTCAGTGGTTTACCGGCGCGGATGAGTAGCAGGGCTGAGAATTTAGAAAAACTGAATTTTCAATCTTTTCTGAAGATAGGTGGTGGAACGGATTCTCACGGGCAGCGTGCTCCGGGGCCAGGGATCTGGAACTGCAAGGCGCTTGCCTTCTTTCCAGTCACAACCATTTCTTAAGAGCGGAGTGGGTTTTGCATTGGCTAGACTGTCGCCGGTGCTGCCTTTGTAAAGTTCCCTGTAAAATGGGCAAAGGCAGATTAAATACAGACACTAATGCAGAAACACATTTGGGGTGAAGCTAGAGTGGGAAGGGACACCTCTAAGAGGCGTAGCCTTTCATGGCTATGGAGGGGTACCATGGAGAGCGGCAGGGCAGGGCGAGAGAGAgggagaagctgctgctctgcggGCTGAGGCGAGCTGGTGCGCCCGGAGTCGGCGATAAGAGGGGCTTCTCTGAACACTTGTTTGTAGGCGAGGAGCCCTTTTATCAAGTCCAAAGCTCCTCCCTAAGCCAGGAGAGATTGGCCACTTTTGTGAATGAAAACAAGCTCACATTGATGACAACAAGGTTTGCAATGCCAATAGGTGTGGCTTTAATGTATGCCCCTCTCCCCGTGGCGCACAAAAGCACAACGCTCACTTTGAATTCTTGCAGACAGTCctctcaccagtgcttaatttgagccggtgattgcAGTTGTGCCACCGGCAATAatttttggagaccagcacttatttttcaacatcaaactttgacccagagcacAAAAAGGAAAATCACAAAAGGATGGAAGGAGGAGGATGAGAAAAAGCGAAAGACTGGGTCAAAAGGAGAAAGCAAGGGTGAACAAGAACCATCAAGAGTGAAATAAATGGGCAGGGAGTCTATGTAGTTGAAAAAAAGAGGGATGAGGGACTAGGCGTCAGcactggcttaaaaaaaaaaaaaacgttgtgcTCCAGCACATTACATATTAAGCCGCCGGCACTTTGCAAATTAAGCCCCACACCACTCACTGCGCCCATCCACTAtgcaccctgcactcatacacctCTAATCCACCACACATGCTGCATTTACCCTGTATTCTCCCACAATGTATACTGCACTCCTATAACACACCCCCTGCGCCCACCTAATGTTCATCCTGCAGTCAGCCGCCGCTCACCGACCTCTCACTATGCACTTCGATACTACTAAAACAAAACTCATCGTGACTGCTCAGTGTTCACTCTTCACGCACCCACCTCATCCTGCACACTCTTGCACATCTCACCTGATAGTCACACcactcaccatacacacaactgCACATGCTACATACACACCGTCCACCATCTACTCACACATTGTCCAACTTGCACACTCAAAGCCCTTACACCCCCAATCGCACACCTCTAACCCTGCACTCTCACATTTTTCACCTTGCACTTGAAACGctcaccctgcatttacaatgctcACTGATGTCTCAGCTTGCACTCACACCACTAGCACACCACTCATGCTGATTGATCACCGAGCACACACTCTCAAACGCAGCTCACCACGAGCTCACCTTGCACACTAATGTGCTGTTAACTCGGCATCCAAATCTCGCAGTGACACCGCACACCCTGCAGTCAgataccacacacacacttctcacCCAGAACAGACACTCCTGGTACCCTACATGCACGCTTGTCACCCTGCACCCACACTCCTCATATACCTCCTTAATCTCTACTCACACAAAACTAACATCAGTAACGATGACCACTCAATCCACGCTCTACTGAGGTAAAGGATCAGATCATTAGATATAGGTGATGTACATAAAATACAAGGTGCACATCTTTAATTTCAATTACCATTATATATGTATGAAAAACGTATTTCACAACATTAAAATGAGGCCCCTACATAAACCCAAGAAAAGATGCGGTTGCATTTCTGGTAATTTAACAACATAATCTATTACTGCCTGGTTACTTTTTACTCAGAAactgaaatgctggttcatttgaATGATCACATAACAAACGTCTTCCTGCACAATCACCTACAGTAGATGGATCGGTCAGTTTTCAGGAGTAGGTTTGAAACCACAGGTGTTGCTTGTAAGCACCAACGCATGCCAAAAATCTCACAAGCCGTAAACTGGGAGattggcactggagcagatgaCCCTTAACTGCTCACACGGCGCACTGCAGATAACTTTCTGAAACTATGTGGTTTTCAATTAGGACACAAGGATTTTAACCACACCTGAAAAGTATGAATGAATAGTAAAATGCAGGAAGGAACGATCACTCTAGCACAACCGAAAGGTGTTTGCTATTATTTTTTGTACGTAAAACTACCGTTAAAAATGAAgtatgaaaaagaaaaatgatgaATGAAAAAGAAAGTATGCAGCACTCCTTTTCTGGAGAGTTTATGTTTTTCACAACATTTTAGGAAAGGACTGTTGAAGACAGAATTGAGTgtcatttgcccaggatcacaccgtGCAGGTAAATAAGGCTTAGAGCAGATGCTTTCTAAAGCCCCAAGGAACAAGTTAATCACTCGGACCCCTTCTCTGCAAAATAAATGTTCTTTTGCCACCATGTGACCTATAGCTCATGTGAAGATTTCATCAGCATTTACATTTACTCATTGGTCTAATGGTATTTTTCCACGGAGCAGCTGCAGCATTCATTTTCAAATAAGTGTTTTTCCATTACTCGATTGCTAATTATATTAATGCCCTGACAGGATGTCCAGGTCATGCTAAATTATGTGCTTTTTTCACAGGAAATCTTGAGGCCATTATTCTGTATAATAGTAAAACCTGATTACAGTTTATATTGAGAAAAGTGTGGTGCATTAAAAACAGATTATTAACTGGGTAAACAGTGCAGAATCTGTGCATATTAATGTAGATAACTAGAACAGAATCTGTGCTATATAAGGAAAACGTAAATTATTAGAGGTGAATTTGTGCTAATGACCAGGGCAGTGGGAAAATAATGCAGAATTTGCTTGTCAGCCAAATATTTGGTCAAATAGTGCTGTATGGGAGTTTCACAGGGAATCCAGATAAACAATGTAGTGTTCAATTGGTATTTAGCCCAATACACAACTAACATTGAATTTATACAGCTTAAGAGCTTTCTGAGAAATTTATCCTTTTAGCCCTGTTCAACCCCATTTTTTCAGAcggatactggtggtaactgactgactgctccctgggctctgctaaccaggccc
Protein-coding sequences here:
- the NMUR2 gene encoding neuromedin-U receptor 2 produces the protein MEVSHLKDFNGTEDYLAFYNGPRRSPLFLPITSVYAIIFLVGVSGNILVCLVILRHRNMKTPTNYYLFSLAVSDLLVLLFGMPLEVYEMWSNYPFLFGAVGCYFKTALFETVCCASILSVTTVSIERYIAIVHPFRAKLESTRRRALRILVVLWVFSVLFSVPNTSTHGILLLYFPNGTLVPGSATCTVVKPMWVYNFIIQAMSFLFYVLPMGVISILYYLMGLKLREDKSLEAEKMGMAVQRPCRKSITKMLFVLVLVFAICWAPFHVDRLFFSFIVDWTESLANVFNLIHVISGVFFYLSSAVNPLIYNLLSRRFRSAFSTFLPASCRRCPHKHPKRGLPPQRGISMLGDRPLVDWTEEASPPYTHRASVCSSHLSTVL